The following proteins come from a genomic window of Sphingosinicella flava:
- a CDS encoding CBS domain-containing protein: MKVRNIMTPSVETISPTHTIADAAKMMGEMDVGALPVVDDGMLVGMITDRDIAIRGVGGGLHHGAPVLRVMSEDVETCREDDDLDDVLDRMGQEQVRRMPVTAKDGGLIGIVSISDAAREGDDEEEVGEALSSIARPSGRHCQTILA, encoded by the coding sequence ATGAAGGTCAGGAATATCATGACCCCTTCGGTCGAAACGATCAGCCCCACCCACACCATCGCCGATGCCGCCAAGATGATGGGCGAAATGGATGTGGGGGCCTTGCCCGTCGTTGACGATGGAATGCTGGTCGGCATGATCACCGACCGCGACATCGCCATACGCGGCGTCGGCGGCGGCCTGCATCACGGTGCCCCGGTGCTCCGCGTCATGTCCGAGGATGTCGAAACCTGCCGCGAAGACGACGATCTCGACGATGTTCTCGATCGCATGGGCCAGGAACAGGTTCGCCGGATGCCGGTCACCGCCAAGGACGGCGGGCTGATCGGCATCGTGTCGATCAGCGACGCGGCGCGCGAGGGCGACGATGAGGAGGAAGTCGGCGAGGCACTGAGCAGCATCGCTCGTCCCTCCGGCCGCCATTGCCAGACGATTCTCGCGTGA
- a CDS encoding ABC transporter ATP-binding protein: protein MAAVYRVEGLTKTYGSGAGTVHALRGVDLDVEEGSMAVLLGPSGSGKSTLLNILGGLDTATAGQVLFYGLDLTACDEDQLTEYRRKSVGFVFQFYNLIASLTARENVALITEIAENPLDPAEALRIVGLEARVDHFPSQLSGGEQQRVAIARAIAKQPKVLLCDEPTGALDSATGTRVLSAIEAVNEKLGTTSLVITHNAVIADMADEVILFGDGRIAGRRENAARKAASELRW from the coding sequence ATGGCGGCGGTCTATAGGGTTGAAGGTCTCACCAAGACCTATGGCAGCGGCGCCGGAACGGTTCATGCCCTGCGCGGCGTGGACCTCGACGTCGAGGAAGGCTCGATGGCGGTTCTCCTCGGCCCCTCCGGCTCGGGCAAGTCGACCCTGCTCAATATCCTTGGCGGTCTGGACACCGCGACGGCCGGGCAGGTGCTGTTCTACGGCCTCGATCTCACCGCCTGCGACGAGGATCAGCTGACCGAATACCGGCGCAAAAGTGTCGGCTTCGTCTTCCAATTTTACAATCTCATCGCTTCCTTGACCGCGCGGGAGAATGTGGCGCTGATCACGGAGATTGCGGAAAACCCGCTCGATCCCGCCGAGGCGTTGCGCATCGTCGGCCTTGAAGCGCGGGTCGACCATTTCCCGTCCCAGCTTTCAGGCGGGGAGCAGCAGCGTGTCGCCATCGCCCGCGCCATCGCCAAGCAACCCAAGGTGCTTTTGTGCGACGAGCCGACCGGCGCGCTCGACAGCGCCACGGGCACGCGCGTCCTGTCCGCGATCGAGGCGGTGAACGAGAAGCTCGGCACCACCAGCCTCGTCATCACCCACAATGCCGTCATCGCCGACATGGCGGACGAGGTGATCCTGTTCGGCGACGGGCGGATCGCCGGGCGGCGCGAAAATGCGGCGCGCAAGGCCGCGTCGGAGCTGCGCTGGTGA
- a CDS encoding ABC transporter permease: MIGFRSVLTTKLLRDLWRLRAQSFAIALVIAAGVGMVVMSFGMIRSLEASRDAYYERYRFADLFAPVKRAPETVMNDIRRIEGVAVAESRVSAGAVLDIPGIMEPVAARVLSLPPGQQPALNRLVLRSGRLPEPGQPDEAVTNEAFANAARLAPGDTVKALLYGKQVELRLVGIVLSPEYVYAVPPGQIFPDNRRFGALWMNREPLAATLDLTDAFNEAVIRLEPRASEAEVTRRLDLLLEPYGAPGAYGRDLQISNRFVTNEIGQLRTTVEILPPIFLGVAAFLLNIVLARLVDTEREVIGLMKAFGYRSRDVMAHYMTLALLLSAGGLVLGVILGTWLGRELATLYQRFFTFPLLEFRAGTDVYLIAAGVTLAAVLAGAIAAVRRAARLAPAEAMRPPVPPDFSGRLVALASRIGPDEPTRMILRGLLRRPLRSMLTIAGLSLALGLYIASASATDNVERMIALIFGKSQRANIIVSFVEARDARALHDLAHFPGVLRVEPFRAVGARLVAGHVVEREGLSSADAESDLRRVIDIEGRLVALPPAGVVLSKRIAEQLGVKPGDTFRAEVTEGDRPVLPLQVARVIDSPIGSSATVDRTLLNRLLREGDTISGAYLLVDSSRLPALYAALKGTPLVANVTSFSATVQSLRDTIAQNMGIVTLFNTGFACLIVVGVVYNSARISLAERARDLASLRVLGFRRAETAFVLLGELAILVLTAIPFGILFGIGLSLYVTHRYSTSGDGHADLYTIPFGMNVSTVADGVLIVGAAAVVTALLIRMRVDRLDLIRALKTRE, from the coding sequence GTGATCGGCTTCCGCTCCGTCCTCACGACGAAATTGCTGCGCGACCTCTGGCGCTTGCGTGCCCAATCCTTCGCCATCGCGCTCGTCATCGCGGCGGGCGTGGGCATGGTGGTGATGTCGTTCGGGATGATCCGCTCGCTGGAGGCGAGCCGCGATGCTTATTACGAGCGCTACCGCTTCGCCGATCTATTCGCGCCCGTGAAGCGCGCGCCCGAGACGGTGATGAACGACATCCGGCGGATCGAAGGCGTCGCGGTCGCGGAAAGCCGGGTGAGCGCAGGCGCCGTGCTCGACATCCCGGGCATCATGGAGCCGGTTGCCGCACGTGTCCTGTCCCTGCCGCCGGGGCAACAGCCCGCTCTCAATCGGCTGGTACTGCGAAGCGGGCGGTTGCCCGAGCCCGGCCAGCCCGACGAGGCCGTGACGAACGAAGCCTTTGCCAATGCCGCGCGCCTCGCGCCCGGCGACACGGTGAAGGCGCTTCTCTATGGCAAGCAGGTGGAGCTGCGCCTTGTCGGGATCGTGCTGTCGCCCGAATATGTCTATGCCGTGCCGCCCGGCCAGATTTTTCCGGACAATCGCCGCTTCGGCGCGCTCTGGATGAACCGGGAGCCGCTCGCCGCCACGCTCGACCTGACCGATGCCTTCAACGAAGCGGTGATCAGGCTGGAGCCGCGAGCGAGCGAGGCCGAGGTGACCCGCCGTCTCGACCTGCTCCTCGAACCCTATGGCGCGCCGGGCGCTTATGGCCGCGACCTTCAAATATCGAACCGCTTCGTCACCAACGAGATCGGCCAGCTCCGCACCACCGTCGAGATCCTGCCGCCCATCTTCCTCGGCGTCGCGGCCTTCCTTCTCAACATCGTGCTCGCCCGCCTCGTCGATACGGAGCGTGAGGTGATCGGGCTGATGAAGGCGTTCGGCTATCGCAGCCGCGACGTGATGGCGCATTATATGACGCTCGCCTTGCTGCTTTCGGCGGGCGGGCTGGTGCTCGGCGTCATCCTCGGCACCTGGCTCGGGCGCGAGCTCGCCACGCTCTACCAGCGCTTCTTCACCTTCCCCTTGCTGGAATTTCGCGCGGGCACCGACGTTTACCTGATCGCGGCGGGCGTGACGCTCGCCGCCGTCCTCGCGGGGGCCATTGCCGCCGTCCGCCGCGCCGCCAGGCTCGCGCCCGCCGAAGCGATGCGCCCGCCGGTCCCGCCCGATTTTTCCGGCCGCCTCGTCGCACTCGCAAGCCGCATCGGGCCGGACGAGCCGACCCGCATGATCCTGCGCGGCCTGCTCCGGCGCCCCCTGCGCTCAATGCTCACCATCGCCGGGCTGTCCCTGGCGCTCGGCCTCTACATCGCGTCGGCGAGCGCGACGGACAATGTCGAGCGGATGATCGCCCTCATCTTCGGCAAGTCCCAGCGCGCCAATATCATCGTCTCCTTCGTCGAGGCGCGGGACGCGCGCGCGCTTCATGACCTCGCCCACTTTCCCGGCGTCCTGCGCGTCGAACCGTTCCGCGCAGTGGGTGCGCGGCTTGTCGCGGGGCATGTCGTCGAGCGGGAAGGCCTCAGCAGTGCCGACGCGGAGTCCGACCTTCGCCGCGTGATCGACATCGAGGGCCGCCTGGTGGCGCTGCCGCCCGCCGGAGTGGTCCTCTCGAAACGGATCGCCGAGCAATTGGGCGTGAAGCCCGGCGATACTTTCCGTGCGGAAGTGACGGAGGGCGACCGGCCGGTGCTGCCTCTTCAGGTCGCGCGAGTGATCGACAGCCCGATCGGCTCATCGGCCACCGTCGATCGCACCTTGCTCAACCGTCTGCTGCGCGAAGGGGACACGATATCGGGCGCCTATCTACTGGTCGACAGCAGCCGTCTCCCGGCGCTTTACGCCGCGCTCAAGGGCACGCCGCTCGTCGCCAACGTCACCAGCTTCTCGGCCACGGTGCAAAGCCTGCGCGACACGATCGCGCAGAATATGGGCATCGTCACCCTGTTCAACACGGGCTTTGCCTGTCTGATCGTGGTCGGCGTCGTCTATAACAGCGCGCGCATCAGCCTTGCCGAGCGGGCACGCGATCTCGCCTCGCTTCGCGTGCTCGGTTTCCGCCGCGCCGAAACTGCTTTCGTGCTCTTGGGGGAGCTTGCGATCCTGGTGCTGACCGCCATCCCCTTCGGCATCCTGTTCGGCATCGGCCTCTCGCTCTACGTCACCCATCGCTACAGCACGTCGGGGGACGGCCATGCCGATCTCTACACCATCCCCTTCGGCATGAACGTCAGCACCGTCGCGGACGGGGTGCTGATCGTCGGAGCGGCAGCCGTCGTCACTGCGCTGCTTATCAGAATGCGGGTCGACCGGCTCGATCTCATCCGCGCGCTCAAGACGCGGGAGTGA
- a CDS encoding complex I NDUFA9 subunit family protein has product MDRLVTVFGGGGFIGRYVCQALLKAGARVRIAQRDPKQAWFVKPLGGLGQTQFVACDIRDRDQVSRAVAGSDAVVNLVGVLKGNFKAFHVDGARNIAEAAAAAGARTLVHISAIGADPASPSAYGRSKGEGEHAVRKAFPDAIILRPSIVFGREDNFINRFARMARLLPVLPIVGGKTKFQPVYVADVARVVCESIANPDAHAGQTYELGGPQILSMHDLNALICKQTGRSNLLIDVPDIVASAMARVGSFLPGAPITWDQWLMLQRDNVVSGAEGLKAFGITPTPIAAVADGWLTSYRRHGRFAAKSPY; this is encoded by the coding sequence ATGGACCGGCTGGTCACTGTGTTCGGAGGGGGCGGCTTCATCGGCCGCTATGTCTGCCAGGCGCTGCTGAAAGCGGGCGCACGCGTGCGAATCGCGCAGCGGGATCCGAAACAAGCCTGGTTCGTGAAGCCCCTCGGCGGCCTCGGCCAGACCCAGTTCGTCGCGTGCGATATTCGCGACAGGGATCAGGTCTCCCGCGCCGTCGCCGGATCCGATGCGGTCGTCAACCTGGTCGGCGTGCTCAAGGGCAATTTCAAGGCCTTCCATGTCGACGGCGCCCGCAACATCGCGGAGGCCGCCGCGGCAGCCGGGGCACGGACGCTCGTCCACATCTCGGCGATCGGCGCCGATCCTGCCAGCCCCTCCGCCTACGGCCGCAGCAAGGGCGAGGGCGAGCATGCGGTCCGCAAGGCCTTTCCGGACGCGATCATCCTGCGGCCCTCCATCGTCTTCGGGCGCGAGGACAATTTCATCAACCGCTTCGCGCGCATGGCGCGGCTGCTGCCGGTTCTGCCCATCGTCGGCGGAAAAACGAAATTCCAGCCGGTCTACGTCGCGGATGTCGCGCGCGTCGTGTGCGAAAGCATCGCCAATCCCGACGCCCATGCGGGACAAACCTATGAGCTTGGCGGCCCGCAAATCCTGTCCATGCATGATCTCAACGCGCTCATTTGCAAGCAGACCGGCCGATCCAACCTGCTGATCGACGTGCCCGATATCGTGGCCAGCGCGATGGCACGCGTCGGCAGCTTCCTGCCCGGCGCGCCGATCACCTGGGATCAGTGGCTGATGTTGCAACGGGACAATGTCGTGAGTGGCGCGGAGGGCCTGAAAGCCTTCGGCATCACGCCGACGCCGATCGCCGCGGTCGCGGACGGTTGGTTGACCAGCTACCGCCGCCACGGGCGCTTCGCCGCCAAGTCGCCTTACTGA
- a CDS encoding DUF2933 domain-containing protein, giving the protein MFVKSPWVVYCYCPPIRRADMKITINVLWLVIPAAVGLVLLLFSSHRQHVLDFLPFLILLSCPLMHLFMPHRHSRSSRDNASARPSKPARLTLTSCQGSQGAA; this is encoded by the coding sequence ATGTTCGTCAAATCACCTTGGGTGGTGTATTGTTATTGTCCTCCAATCAGGAGGGCCGATATGAAAATAACCATAAACGTGCTGTGGTTGGTTATCCCGGCTGCCGTTGGACTGGTGCTGCTTCTGTTCTCATCGCATCGGCAGCACGTCCTGGACTTCCTGCCCTTCCTCATCCTCCTGTCTTGCCCGTTGATGCACCTGTTCATGCCTCATCGACATAGCCGCAGCTCCCGGGACAATGCTTCCGCCCGACCCAGTAAACCGGCCCGTTTGACCCTGACTTCGTGTCAAGGTTCACAAGGCGCCGCATGA
- a CDS encoding heavy metal translocating P-type ATPase, producing the protein MTSQRIEESVMAECQHRGHEHHHGPAATADRAAFVIDPVCGMKVDTGTAKHRQELSDAIYYFCSARCLEKFRADIGAYLNPASHDAAVKQPALPAAAAGTIWTCPMHSQIRRDGPGQCPICGMALEPLEPTLEEGLNPELIDMSRRFWVSTAFTVPLALLVIGMELLGWEPIAMRTAIWVQLALATPVVLWGGWPFFGRFWASLKTRNLNMFTLIGLGIGAAYGYSVVATLAPEIFPSSLRTMSGLVPVYFEAAAVITTLVLLGQILELRARSATGRAIRALLGLAPTAARKVHEDGREEDIPLEHVHVGDLLRVRPGEKVPVDGVVVEGHSFVDESMISGEPVPVEKVVNEKLVGATLNGTGSLLIRAQRVGRDTMLSQIVRMVAEAQRSRAPIQTLADKVSAWFVPGVVLVAVIAFVVWSLAGPEPRLAHALVNAIAVLIIACPCALGLATPMSIMVGTGRGATAGVLVKNAEALELMEKIDTLVVDKTGTLTLGKPKLTAIEPANGHEEQEVLRLAAALERGSEHPLAAAIVEGTQERGLDIPSTEHFQSHTGKGVTGRVAGREVALGNKTLLSELGVDTQPLEMVADEHRSEGGGVMFAAIDGKLAGLLVVADPVKETAAEAITNLQRSGVHVVMMTGDNLRTAEAVARKVGIDELLAEVLPEQKQSKVQALREKGRRVAMAGDGINDAPALAAADVGIAMGTGTDVAMESAAVTLVKGELTGIVRARRLSRATMRNIRENLFFSFVFNAAGVPIAAGILYPAFELLLSPIIAGAAMAVSSVAVIGNSLRLRTVTL; encoded by the coding sequence ATGACGAGTCAACGCATAGAGGAAAGCGTCATGGCCGAGTGCCAGCACCGCGGACACGAGCACCATCATGGGCCTGCGGCGACCGCCGATCGCGCCGCGTTCGTCATCGACCCGGTCTGTGGCATGAAGGTCGATACCGGGACCGCGAAACACCGCCAGGAACTAAGTGACGCGATCTATTACTTCTGCAGTGCGCGCTGCCTTGAGAAGTTCAGGGCTGACATAGGCGCCTACCTGAATCCGGCCAGCCACGACGCGGCGGTGAAGCAGCCAGCGCTGCCCGCGGCTGCCGCAGGGACGATCTGGACGTGCCCGATGCACTCGCAAATCCGGCGCGATGGACCTGGGCAATGCCCGATCTGCGGAATGGCGCTGGAGCCTCTGGAGCCGACCCTCGAAGAAGGTCTGAACCCCGAACTGATCGACATGAGCCGCCGGTTCTGGGTCAGCACGGCCTTCACCGTGCCGCTGGCCTTGCTGGTAATCGGCATGGAGCTGCTCGGTTGGGAGCCTATCGCTATGCGCACTGCAATCTGGGTACAGCTTGCGTTGGCGACCCCCGTCGTCCTTTGGGGCGGCTGGCCGTTCTTCGGCCGGTTCTGGGCTTCCCTGAAGACGCGCAACCTCAACATGTTCACGCTGATCGGCCTCGGCATCGGCGCCGCCTACGGCTACAGCGTCGTTGCGACGCTCGCGCCCGAGATCTTTCCTTCGTCGCTCAGGACGATGAGCGGGTTGGTGCCGGTCTATTTCGAAGCCGCGGCGGTCATCACGACACTGGTGCTGCTTGGTCAGATCCTCGAGCTCAGGGCGCGATCGGCGACCGGCCGAGCCATTCGGGCCCTGCTAGGGCTCGCTCCAACGGCGGCGCGCAAGGTGCATGAGGATGGCAGGGAGGAGGACATCCCGCTGGAGCACGTGCACGTCGGCGATCTGTTGCGCGTGCGGCCCGGTGAAAAGGTGCCGGTCGACGGGGTGGTAGTCGAAGGCCACAGTTTCGTCGATGAATCCATGATCAGCGGCGAGCCGGTCCCGGTGGAGAAGGTCGTCAACGAGAAGCTTGTCGGCGCCACGTTGAACGGCACCGGCAGCCTCCTAATCCGGGCGCAGCGCGTCGGCCGGGACACAATGCTGTCGCAAATCGTGCGCATGGTGGCTGAAGCTCAACGCTCGCGCGCACCCATACAAACGCTGGCCGACAAGGTCTCGGCCTGGTTCGTTCCCGGCGTCGTTCTGGTCGCGGTGATCGCCTTCGTGGTGTGGAGCCTTGCCGGTCCCGAACCCCGCCTTGCACATGCGCTCGTCAACGCCATCGCAGTGCTGATCATCGCGTGCCCATGTGCGCTGGGCCTCGCCACACCAATGTCCATCATGGTCGGAACGGGACGGGGCGCGACCGCAGGCGTGCTCGTCAAGAATGCCGAAGCGCTCGAGTTGATGGAGAAGATAGACACCCTCGTGGTGGACAAGACCGGCACGCTGACGCTCGGTAAGCCCAAGCTTACCGCCATAGAGCCCGCCAACGGGCATGAGGAACAGGAGGTGCTGCGTCTCGCAGCAGCGCTCGAGCGCGGGAGCGAGCATCCGCTCGCCGCAGCGATCGTGGAGGGCACTCAGGAGCGCGGCCTCGATATTCCGTCGACGGAGCATTTCCAGTCGCACACCGGTAAGGGGGTGACGGGCCGTGTTGCCGGACGCGAGGTCGCCCTGGGCAACAAGACGCTCCTGTCCGAGCTCGGCGTGGACACGCAGCCGCTCGAAATGGTTGCCGACGAGCATCGGTCAGAAGGCGGAGGGGTGATGTTCGCTGCCATCGATGGCAAGCTCGCCGGCCTTCTCGTGGTCGCCGATCCCGTCAAGGAAACCGCGGCAGAAGCGATCACCAATCTTCAGCGCAGTGGCGTTCACGTCGTGATGATGACCGGCGACAACCTGCGGACGGCGGAGGCCGTCGCGCGCAAGGTTGGCATCGACGAGCTGCTGGCCGAGGTACTGCCGGAGCAGAAGCAGTCGAAAGTTCAGGCCTTGCGGGAAAAGGGGCGCCGAGTGGCCATGGCCGGCGACGGCATCAATGACGCACCGGCGCTTGCTGCTGCTGACGTCGGCATCGCCATGGGCACGGGGACCGACGTTGCAATGGAAAGCGCCGCCGTAACGCTGGTAAAAGGCGAGTTGACCGGCATCGTCCGCGCCCGCCGGCTCAGCCGCGCGACCATGCGCAACATTCGCGAAAACCTCTTCTTCAGCTTCGTCTTCAACGCGGCCGGCGTGCCGATTGCGGCCGGAATACTCTATCCGGCATTCGAGTTATTGCTGTCGCCAATCATTGCGGGGGCCGCGATGGCTGTCAGCTCCGTTGCTGTGATTGGAAACTCGCTGCGCTTGCGGACCGTGACGCTATGA
- a CDS encoding cation-translocating P-type ATPase, with protein MRRPIPADRLPLLRTDAGLGLSDDEASARRTIFGPNRIAERPPHSGAALARDTARDPMIWFLLLTGLLFMLVGDYRDAAILALAIIPLVGMDFFLHRRAEVSIEALGSVLAASALVVRRGQRITIAAEELVPGDIAIVEAGASFPADGLVLSGKGVEVDESVLTGEANPVGKTGLAAIEDSLGIAEENWVSAGTRLLTGKAFMIVVFTGQDTLYGQIVQTAMAGPTGQTRLQKAVLGLVRILLAGALALCFLLAAVRLWQGFGLLDALISAATLAVAAIPEEFPVVLTFFLAAGVVHLARRRALVRHAMAVENIGRVSIICTDKTGTITEGRLSLSSLLPARGTDENDLLRAASMAAQSGAHDPLDAAIAARAPPLDPSWSLKRLYPFTEGRRHEAAFWTGGEGCGLLVIKGAAEEVIAACDLAPDERQHWLGEIGKASRRAEKVIGCAMQETSPSPPAEEPRGGYKLIGLLGFADPLKPTARDALARAGQYGVKVVMVTGDHPETAAAIARQAGIASDPAIITGEQLEAGLADGAPMPADVFARVSPSQKKEVVAALRQPGAVIAVTGDGVNDVPALREADVGIAMGLKGTRSAREIADIVLLDDNLGTIVDAIAEGRQLFANLKRSFAFLLMIHIPLVLSAAAVPFLGYPLLYLPVHIVWLELLIHPSSILAFASRPTGKPVPAPEPNFFSAPEWIVIAATGALITGAVILAFLGALDLGIGQARAAALICLVSALGALTLLLSQGGKVPAAIAGLAWLSTGLPLTPVAAWLHLNPLPAHLWLLTFGMGTIAAAACLMIKMASNGRYGGRKLDLSRS; from the coding sequence GTGCGGCGGCCCATTCCCGCCGATCGGCTGCCCCTCTTGCGAACCGATGCCGGGCTGGGCTTGAGCGACGACGAGGCATCGGCGCGGCGAACGATATTCGGGCCCAATCGCATCGCGGAACGCCCGCCCCATTCCGGCGCGGCACTGGCGCGCGACACGGCGCGGGATCCGATGATCTGGTTCCTGCTGCTCACCGGTCTCCTCTTCATGCTGGTCGGTGATTATCGCGATGCGGCGATCCTCGCGCTTGCCATCATTCCGCTCGTCGGGATGGACTTCTTTCTCCATCGCCGCGCGGAAGTGTCGATCGAAGCGCTGGGCAGCGTGCTCGCCGCCTCCGCGCTGGTCGTGCGGCGCGGGCAAAGGATAACGATCGCGGCCGAAGAATTGGTGCCCGGTGACATCGCGATCGTCGAGGCTGGCGCCTCTTTCCCCGCCGACGGCCTGGTCCTTTCGGGCAAAGGGGTGGAAGTCGACGAATCCGTCCTGACCGGTGAGGCCAATCCGGTCGGGAAGACGGGTTTGGCAGCAATCGAGGACAGCCTGGGCATCGCCGAGGAAAATTGGGTTTCTGCCGGAACCCGCCTTCTCACCGGCAAGGCCTTCATGATCGTCGTCTTTACGGGCCAGGACACCCTTTACGGCCAGATCGTCCAGACGGCGATGGCCGGTCCCACGGGACAGACGCGGCTGCAAAAGGCGGTGCTCGGTCTCGTCCGCATCCTGCTCGCCGGGGCGCTCGCGCTTTGCTTCCTGCTAGCGGCCGTCCGCCTGTGGCAAGGCTTCGGCCTTCTCGATGCCCTGATCAGCGCGGCCACCCTTGCGGTCGCGGCCATTCCGGAAGAGTTTCCGGTTGTTCTCACCTTCTTCCTCGCGGCCGGCGTCGTCCACCTCGCCCGCCGCCGCGCCCTCGTCCGGCACGCAATGGCGGTGGAGAATATCGGCCGGGTGTCGATCATCTGCACGGACAAGACCGGCACCATTACCGAAGGCCGCCTCAGCCTCTCCTCGCTCCTGCCGGCGCGCGGGACGGACGAGAACGATCTGCTCCGTGCCGCCTCGATGGCCGCCCAAAGCGGTGCTCACGACCCGCTCGATGCGGCGATCGCGGCGCGGGCGCCGCCGCTCGATCCATCCTGGTCGTTAAAGCGCCTTTATCCTTTCACGGAGGGGCGGCGTCACGAAGCTGCGTTCTGGACCGGCGGCGAGGGGTGCGGGCTGCTGGTCATCAAGGGGGCCGCCGAAGAGGTGATCGCCGCGTGCGATCTCGCTCCGGACGAACGGCAACACTGGCTCGGGGAGATCGGCAAGGCGAGCCGACGCGCCGAGAAAGTTATCGGCTGCGCGATGCAGGAGACATCCCCAAGCCCCCCTGCGGAAGAGCCGCGCGGCGGCTATAAATTGATCGGCCTCCTCGGCTTTGCCGATCCGCTGAAACCGACCGCGCGGGATGCCCTCGCGCGCGCCGGGCAATATGGCGTGAAGGTCGTGATGGTCACCGGCGACCATCCCGAAACCGCGGCGGCTATCGCACGGCAAGCCGGCATTGCCAGCGATCCGGCCATTATTACCGGCGAACAGCTGGAGGCCGGCTTGGCCGATGGCGCGCCGATGCCCGCCGACGTCTTCGCCCGCGTCTCCCCATCTCAGAAAAAGGAGGTCGTCGCGGCTCTAAGACAGCCCGGCGCTGTCATAGCCGTTACCGGCGACGGCGTGAACGACGTCCCCGCTTTGCGCGAGGCGGATGTCGGCATCGCCATGGGCCTTAAAGGCACACGCAGCGCCCGCGAAATCGCCGACATCGTCCTCCTCGACGACAATCTCGGCACCATCGTCGACGCGATCGCGGAAGGGCGTCAGCTTTTCGCCAATTTGAAGCGCAGTTTCGCCTTCCTGCTCATGATCCACATCCCGCTCGTCCTCTCGGCGGCGGCGGTGCCCTTCTTGGGCTATCCGCTCCTCTATTTGCCGGTACACATCGTCTGGCTCGAACTCCTCATCCACCCCTCCTCGATCCTGGCATTTGCCAGCAGGCCCACCGGAAAGCCCGTGCCGGCCCCGGAGCCGAACTTCTTTTCGGCGCCCGAATGGATCGTCATCGCCGCCACCGGCGCGCTGATCACCGGGGCCGTCATCCTCGCCTTTCTAGGCGCTCTCGATCTCGGCATTGGGCAAGCGCGCGCAGCCGCCCTCATATGCCTCGTCTCCGCGCTGGGAGCATTGACCTTGCTGCTTTCCCAAGGCGGCAAGGTACCAGCGGCGATCGCAGGTCTAGCCTGGCTTTCGACAGGCCTTCCTCTCACCCCCGTCGCGGCATGGCTCCATCTCAACCCACTCCCTGCTCATCTCTGGCTGCTCACCTTCGGAATGGGCACCATCGCCGCAGCTGCTTGCCTCATGATTAAGATGGCTTCGAACGGTAGATATGGAGGGCGGAAATTGGACCTTAGCAGGAGCTGA
- a CDS encoding universal stress protein: protein MFSHILLPLDLDEPSSWRAALPVALSLARHFRARLTLYTVISNAHAAAKAEWSAIGYRELLSVAEARLANLASEIREPPEISTRVGSGNIWRSIIGDARELGADLIVMSAHRPEMKDYLIGAHAAGVVRHADCSVFIVRE, encoded by the coding sequence ATGTTCTCGCACATCCTTCTCCCGCTCGACCTCGACGAGCCGAGCAGTTGGCGAGCGGCTTTGCCCGTCGCGCTCTCGCTCGCCCGGCACTTCCGCGCCCGCCTCACACTTTATACGGTGATCAGCAACGCCCATGCGGCGGCGAAAGCGGAATGGTCGGCAATCGGCTATCGCGAACTCCTTTCCGTCGCCGAAGCCCGCCTCGCCAACCTTGCCTCCGAGATCAGGGAGCCGCCGGAAATTTCCACGCGCGTCGGCAGCGGGAATATCTGGAGAAGCATCATCGGCGACGCGCGGGAGCTGGGCGCGGACCTCATCGTCATGTCCGCCCATCGGCCGGAGATGAAGGATTATCTGATTGGCGCCCACGCGGCGGGCGTCGTCCGGCATGCCGATTGTTCCGTCTTCATCGTGAGGGAATGA